The proteins below are encoded in one region of Triticum aestivum cultivar Chinese Spring chromosome 1B, IWGSC CS RefSeq v2.1, whole genome shotgun sequence:
- the LOC123140900 gene encoding histone H2B.2-like: MAPKAAEKKPVAAAEKTPAGKKPKAEKRAPASKEAGGEGKTRGRKKGSKAKKGVETYKIYIFKVLKQVHPDIGISSKAMSIMNSFINDIFEKLAGESAKLARYNKKPTITSREIQTSVRLVLPGELAKHAVSEGTKAVTKFTSS, from the coding sequence ATGGCACCCAAGGCGGCGGAGAAgaagccggtggcggcggcggagaagaccccggccgggaagaagcccaaggcgGAGAAGCGGGCGCCGGCGTCcaaggaggccggcggcgaggggaAGACGAGGGGCAGGAAGAAGGGCAGCAAGGCCAAGAAGGGCGTGGAGACGTACAAGATCTACATCTTCAAGGTGCTCAAGCAGGTGCACCCCGACATCGGCATCTCCTCCAAGGCCATGTCcatcatgaactccttcatcaacgaCATCTTCGAGAAGCTCGCCGGGGAGTCCGCCAAGCTCGCCCGCTACAACAAGAAGCCCACCATCACGTCCCGGGAGATCCAGACCTCCGTCCGCCTCGTCCTCCCCGGCGAGCTCGCCAAGCACGCCGTCTCAGAGGGCACCAAGGCCGTCACCAAGTTCACCTCATCCTAG
- the LOC123080172 gene encoding ATP-dependent 6-phosphofructokinase 7-like: MHNREDGGPGGHDLLPLPSVVVGASRSRRLFAREVGAAMDEIIDGEKVILDAMGKKMRGYEWPGALLEKHVIIKLMGRYSGFIAMYATLASRDVDCCLTPESPFYMDGEGGLLQYVERRLNENKHMVIVVAEGAGQDIIAKSIPASDQQDASGNKLLLDIGLWLTHKIKDHFKSKKMEMTIKYIDPTYMIRAIPSNATDNVYCTLLAHSAIHGAMAGYSFTIVMVNGRHAYIPFYRVTSTRNKVKITDRMWARLLSPTNQPSFLSQKDIDEAREANRLANKPPLPSVANHNVTKAFDQSASTSSNGEI; this comes from the exons ATGCACAACCGTGAGGATGGAGGACCTGGAGGCCATGACCTCCTCCCCTTGCCGAGCGTGGTGGTGGGTGCCTCTAGAAGTAGGCGCCTATTTGCGAGGGAGGTTGGTGCGGCGATGGACGAGATCATCGACGGCGAGAAGGTGATTTTGGATGCCATGGGGAAGAAGATGCGGGGGTACGAATGGCCAGGAGCGCTCT TGGAAA AACATGTTATAATCAAACTGATGGGTCGTTATAGTG GGTTCATTGCGATGTATGCTACTCTTGCAAGTCGGGATGT TGATTGCTGCTTGACTCCAGAGTCTCCATTTTATATGGATGGGGAAGGGGGGTTGCTTCAATATGTAGAGAGGAGGCTGAACGAGAACAAGCACATGGTTATTGTTGTTGCTGAGGGAGCAGGCCAGGATATTATTGCCAAAAGCATACCCGCTTCAGATCAGCAAGATGCATCTGGAAATAAACTGCTTCTTGATATTGGTCTCTGGCTGACTCACAAGATTAAG GATCACTTCAAGAGCAAAAAGATGGAGATGACGATTAAATACATTG ATCCTACCTACATGATCCGAGCTATTCCGAGTAATGCAACAGATAATGTCTACTGCACACTGCTGGCTCACAGTGCCATCCATGGCGCAATGGCGGGATACAGCTTCACTATTGTGATGGTCAATGGCAGACATGCCTACATACCTTTCTAT AGGGTGACGTCCACGCGGAACAAGGTGAAGATCACTGACCGGATGTGGGCGAGGCTGTTGTCACCGACCAACCAGCCAAGCTTCTTGAGCCAGAAGGACATTGACGAGGCCAGGGAGGCCAATAGGTTGGCCAACAAGCCGCCGCTGCCATCTGTCGCCAACCACAATGTGACAAAAGCCTTTGACCAATCTGCATCGACTTCGTCGAACGGCGAGATATAG